From a region of the Cyprinus carpio isolate SPL01 chromosome A18, ASM1834038v1, whole genome shotgun sequence genome:
- the LOC109068195 gene encoding signal recognition particle receptor subunit alpha-like, with protein MLDFFAIFSKGGIVLWCFQGAGVTESFGGPVNALIRSVILQERSGNNSFTHNALSLKYKLDNEFELVFVVGFQKILTLTYVDKFIDDVQLHFRDRYKNELEQRGALKFLLNNFEFGDDFHILLREAEGSSKAKAPVSMRTFNESQKSQKTVKSMIETKDGDKSKEQVGKKSKNAKKEGEKSGGDQAKAAAQTASKKAVETGNGGLTQEEIIERNRAKFFSKQLGGAKPEKSSKSPKPQKPKGKMNRVWDMGGKRIAELDYSGTNGDNSSDAQNQDPDATAEPLIQVDSMKGDLRGVDYESSDDDDDEDEEVQEEDRVVVANTNKKGGKKGGFGGMFGMLKGLVGSKNLTQEDMEPVLDKMRDHLIAKNVAAEIASQLCNSVAKKLEGKVMGTFTTVASTVKQALQDSLVQILQPKRRVDILRDVLEARSQRKPFVITFCGVNGVGKSTNLAKVSYWLIENGFTVLIAACDTFRAGAVEQLRTHQRRLNSLHPPEKHGGQPTVQLFEKGYGKDAAGIAMEAIAFARNQGFDVVLIDTAGRMQDNAPLMTALAKLIAVNTPDLVLFVGEALVGNEAVDQLVKFNQALADHSKTDKPRLIDGIVLTKFDTIDDKVGAAISMTYITGQPIVFVGTGQTYSDLRSLNARAVVSALMKA; from the exons GAGAGGAGTGGGAATAACTCCTTCACCCACAATGCCCTCAGTCTTAAATACAAGCTGGACAATGAGTTTGAGCTTGTGTTTGTG GTGGGCTTTCAAAAGATCCTGACGCTGACGTATGTGGACAAGTTCATAGATGACGTCCAGCTGCACTTCAGAGATCGGTACAAGAATGAGCTGGAGCAGAGAGGCGCACTAAAGTTTCTGCTCAATAACTTTGAGTTTGGAGATGACTTCCACATACTTCTGCG ggaGGCAGAGGGCAGCAGCAAAGCCAAGGCCCCCGTCTCTATGAGGACTTTCAATGAGTCCCAGAAATCCCAGAAAACTGTGAAGTCTATGATTGAGACAAAAGATGGAGACAAAAGCAAGGAGCAAGTAGGCAAGAAAAGTAAAAATGCCAAAAAGGAGGGTGAGAAATCAGGAGGGGATCAGGCTAAAGCTGCCGCACAGACTGCCTCGAAAAAAGCTGTGGAGACTGGAAACGGGGGCCTGACCCAAGAGGAGATTATCGAGAGGAACCGTGCCAAGTTCTTCAGTAAGCAGCTGGGTGGAGCAAAGCCAGAAAAGTCCAG TAAGTCCCCTAAACCTCAGAAGCCAAAGGGGAAGATGAACCGGGTGTGGGATATGGGCGGGAAGAGAATTGCAGAGCTGGATTACAGTGGAACCAATGGCGACAACTCCAGTGACGCACAGAACCAAGACCCTGATGCCACAGCTGAACCA CTGATCCAGGTGGATTCAATGAAGGGTGACCTGCGAGGTGTCGATTATGAGTCCtccgatgatgatgatgatgaggatgaagaagTGCAAGAAGAGGACAGAGTTGTGGTGGCAAACACTAACAAGAAAGG AGGCAAAAAGGGTGGTTTCGGGGGAATGTTTGGGATGCTGAAAGGCCTGGTGGGATCTAAGAATCTGACTCAGGAGGACATGGAGCCAGTTCTGGACAAGATGAGGGATCACCTCATCG CCAAGAATGTAGCAGCCGAAATCGCTTCCCAGCTCTGTAACTCTGTGGCCAAGAAGCTGGAAGGCAAAGTTATGGGCACCTTCACCA CTGTGGCCTCTACAGTGAAGCAGGCTCTGCAGGACTCTCTGGTGCAGATCCTGCAGCCCAAGCGGCGCGTGGACATCTTGAGGGACGTGCTAGAGGCTCGTTCTCAGCGCAAACCCTTCGTCATCACCTTCTGTGGGGTGAACGGTGTCGGCAAGTCCACCAACCTCgccaaggt CTCTTATTGGCTGATCGAGAACGGCTTCACTGTGCTCATCGCGGCCTGTGACACGTTTCGCGCGGGTGCCGTGGAGCAGCTGAGGACTCATCAGCGCCGTCTGAACTCTCTGCACCCCCCAGAGAAGCACGGAGGGCAGCCGACCGTACAGCTCTTCGAGAAGGGCTACGGCAAGGATGCTGCTGGGATCGCCATGGAAGCTATCGCCTTTG cTCGTAACCAGGGCTTTGATGTGGTGCTGATCGATACCGCCGGCCGTATGCAGGATAACGCCCCTCTGATGACGGCTCTGGCGAAGCTGATCGCGGTCAACACCCCAGACCTGGTGCTGTTTGTGGGAGAGGCACTGGTGGGAAATGAGGCTGTGGATCAGCTG GTTAAATTTAATCAAGCGCTGGCTGATCATTCCAAGACTGACAAACCCAGGCTCATCGACGGCATCGTTCTCACCAAGTTTGACACCATTGATGACAAG GTGGGCGCTGCCATCTCCATGACCTACATCACAGGTCAGCCCATCGTGTTTGTGGGCACCGGGCAGACGTACAGCGATCTGCGCAGCCTCAACGCCAGGGCTGTGGTCAGCGCGCTCATGAAGGCCTGA